Genomic DNA from Solidesulfovibrio sp.:
CCGAACTCGGAAGTTAAGCCCTCCTTCGCCGATGATACTGCGTAACCATGCGTGGGAAAGTAGGTCGCCGCCAGGGCTCTTTTCAAAAGGCCCGTCTGATTCCAGACGGGCCTTTTGTTTTTACCCGTTGTGCCAAAGGCTCGTTCGTTCCATGCACCGGCTCAGGGCTTCGGCGGGAAGGCCTTCGGGTCGATCACGAACCACACCCCGCCCACGCCCTGGCCAGTCGTGTCGCCGGCCTTGGCGTCCTTGAAGAAGCGGTACACGGGGTAGCCGCGGAAGGTGACCAGCTTGCCGCCAGCCGTGGCCAGCTCGCCGAAGTCCTTGGCCTCAAGGCCGGTTGCGACCGTCAGTTCCCCGGCGGGCAGCGGCGGCCATTTGGTGAGGCAATCCCCCGTGCACACGGATTTCCCCGGCGCATCCTTGGTGAAGTAATACAGGGTCATGCCGTCGCCGTCGGCAAGGTAGGCCCCGAGGCCGTCCTTTTGTTGCACGGTGACCGACGTTCCTCCGGCCAGGGCCGGGGCGGCGGCCAGGGCCACGATCAAAAGAGCCCAATACAGCCAAGGCATTTTTTTCACGGACATGGTGTCCTCCTTGGGAAGCGCGTTGCCGTCGTGTTCGTTCCGGTTCGCTGCTTGTGCGTCTCCTTCCGTATCACAGTGGGCAGCCTGGCCCGTCTGTCAAGGTGGACAGCGTCCGACACCCACACCCCGGCCCGCCCTCCGTCAGTGGAGAAGCGGGCCGGGGCCGGCGGCGCCCGTTTGACGACCGGCCGCGCATGCACTACTGCTGCCGGCCATGGGTACCTGCGTCAGCCTGCGAAACGTTTCCAAGTCCTTTGGCGTGCGCCGCCTTTTCGACGACATTTCCCTGGCCGTGGCCGACCAGGAGCGCATCGGGCTTATCGGGCCCAACGGCTCGGGCAAATCCACGCTGCTCAAGATCCTGGCCGGCCTCGAAGCCCCGGACGCCGGCGAGCGCACCACCCGCCAGGGGGCGCGCCTGGCCTATGTGGCCCAGCAGGACGCCTTCGCCCCGGGCCTGACCGTCGAGACGGCCGTGGCCGAAGCCTCCCTGGCCGTCTTTGGCCCGGTGGCCGAGGCTGCCGAGCAGCGCACCCGGGTGGCCGTGGCCTTGGGCCGGCTGGGCTTCGAGGACCCCCAAGCCCCGGTGGACACCCTGTCCGGCGGCTGGCGCAAGCGGCTGTCCATTGCCCGGGCGCTGGTGACCGAACCCGACGCCCTGCTGCTCGACGAGCCCACCAACCACCTGGATCTGGAGACCATCCTGTGGCTGGAACGTTTCCTCGCCGGCGCGCCGTTCGCCTTCGTGGTGGTCAGCCACGACCGGTTTTTCCTGGAAAACGTCTGCCGCCGCACCATCGAACTGTCCACCGCCTACCCGCGCGGCTTTTTGAGCGTCGACGGCCCGTACAGCGCGCTCCTCGAAGCCCGGGAAGCGTTTCTCGAAGCCCAGGGGGTGTTGGAGCGCACCCTGGCCAACAAGGCCCGGCGCGAGATCGAATGGCTGCGCCGCGGCCCGAAAGCCCGGGCCACCAAGGCCAAGGCCCGCATCGAGGCTGCGGGCGGGCTTTTCCAGGAACTGGCCGCCACGCGCGCCCGCAATCGCGAGAGCCTGCGCGCGGGCATCGATTTTTCCGCCTCGGGCCGCCAGACCAAGCGCCTGGTCGTGGCCGAGGGCCTGGCCAAGGCCTATGCCGGCAAAACCCTGTTCACGGGCCTGGACATCGTGCTGTCGCCAGGGCGGCGCCTGGGGCTGACCGGCCCCAACGGCTCGGGCAAATCGACGCTGTTGCGCGTGCTGGCCGGGGAGGAGCGGCCCGACGCGGGCAAGGTCGCCTTCGCCCCGGGCCTGGAAGTGGTCGTTTTCGACCAGAAGCGCGAGCAGCTCGACAAGGACCAGCTCCTGCGCCACGCCTTCGCCCCGGATGCCGACAGCGTCCTCTATCGGGGCCAGCCCGTGCACGTGGTCACCTGGGCCAGGCGCTTCGCCCTGCGCCCGGAACAGCTCGATCTGCCGGTGGGCCTTTTATCCGGCGGCGAGCAGGCCCGGGTGCTCATCGCCCGGCTCATGCTGCGCCCGGCCGACGTCCTGCTCCTCGACGAACCCACCAACGACCTGGACATCCCCACCCTGGAGATGCTGGAAGAAAGCCTGCTGGAATTTCCCGGCGCCGTGGTGCTCATCACCCACGACCGGTCGCTGCTCGATCGCGTCTCCACGCTGCTTCTGGGCCTCGACGGGGCGGGCGGCTGCGAGGCCTACGCCGACTATGCCCAGTGGGAGGCGGACTTCGAGGCCCGGCGCAAGGAAGCAGCCAAGGCCGCCAAAACGGACAAGGCCCCCCGGGACAAACCCCGGCTCCAGACGTCGTCCAAGAAGCTTTCGTTCAAGGAACAGCGCGAATACGACGGCATGGAACAGGCCATTGCCACGGCCGAGGCGGGGCTGGACGCGGCCAAGGCGGCCCTGGAGGATCCGGCCATCGCCAGTGACGGTGCCGAGTTGTCGCGGCGGCTTGCCGTCTTCCAGGCCGCCGAGGCGGCCGTGGAGGCCCTGTACGCCCGTTGGGCCGCGCTTGAGGACAAGCTGGCCTGATCCCCGGCCCGGGCCGTGGGCAGGCCGTGAAGATCGCCTAGGTCCCTGTCCGGTCCGTTTCCCGGACCGTCTGGGGCACGGCCCGCTGTCGAAAGCCGGCC
This window encodes:
- a CDS encoding ABC-F family ATP-binding cassette domain-containing protein → MGTCVSLRNVSKSFGVRRLFDDISLAVADQERIGLIGPNGSGKSTLLKILAGLEAPDAGERTTRQGARLAYVAQQDAFAPGLTVETAVAEASLAVFGPVAEAAEQRTRVAVALGRLGFEDPQAPVDTLSGGWRKRLSIARALVTEPDALLLDEPTNHLDLETILWLERFLAGAPFAFVVVSHDRFFLENVCRRTIELSTAYPRGFLSVDGPYSALLEAREAFLEAQGVLERTLANKARREIEWLRRGPKARATKAKARIEAAGGLFQELAATRARNRESLRAGIDFSASGRQTKRLVVAEGLAKAYAGKTLFTGLDIVLSPGRRLGLTGPNGSGKSTLLRVLAGEERPDAGKVAFAPGLEVVVFDQKREQLDKDQLLRHAFAPDADSVLYRGQPVHVVTWARRFALRPEQLDLPVGLLSGGEQARVLIARLMLRPADVLLLDEPTNDLDIPTLEMLEESLLEFPGAVVLITHDRSLLDRVSTLLLGLDGAGGCEAYADYAQWEADFEARRKEAAKAAKTDKAPRDKPRLQTSSKKLSFKEQREYDGMEQAIATAEAGLDAAKAALEDPAIASDGAELSRRLAVFQAAEAAVEALYARWAALEDKLA